Proteins from one Gallus gallus isolate bGalGal1 chromosome 17, bGalGal1.mat.broiler.GRCg7b, whole genome shotgun sequence genomic window:
- the OR5AP2 gene encoding olfactory receptor 1019-like: protein MLEGNLTTVTEFVLQGFTDSPQIQAFLFTLLLLIYTATLVGNITIITLTRVDSHLQTPMYFFLCNLSFIDITYSSAIAPKTLANLLAEKKVISFPGCAAQFFLHSFSINAEVVLLAVMAYDRFVSVCNPLRYAVLMSRQECALLVSVSYLCGCISSVAHTASLFSLSFCRSRVIDHFFCDIPPLQQLSCSDTRFAHGVHVAFAAATGSGTVSIILISYLFIIFAVLQIRAAQVRWKAFSTCASHLSAVTLFYGTLFFIYLRPVPSSSADQCKVVAVFYTLVIPAVNPLIYSLRNREVKDALRRVILKAFVSK, encoded by the coding sequence ATGCTGGAGGGAAATCTCACCACGGTGACAGAGTTTGTTCTCCAAGGCTTCACTGACAGCCCTCAGATACAAGCCTTCCTCTTcactctgctgctcctcattTACACCGCCACCCTGGTGGGGAATATCACCATCATCACATTAACCCGAGTTGACTCTCACCTGCAGACCCCCATGTACTTTTTCCTCTGTAACCTGTCCTTCATTGACATCACCTACTCCTCTGCAATCGCTCCCAAGACGCTGGCGAATCTGTTAGCAGAGAAGAAGGTAATTTCATTTCCTGGCTGTGCTGCgcaattttttcttcactctttttCCATCAATGCTGAAGTCGTGCTCTTAGCTGTGATGGCATACGATCGGTTTGTATCTGTTTGCAACCCATTGCGGTATGCAGTCCTTATGTCCAGACAGGAGTGTGCTCTGTTGGTCTCTGTCTCATACCTGTGTGGATGCATCAGTTCAGTTGCCCACACAGCTTCCCTGTTCAGCCTGTCCTTCTGCAGGTCCCGTGTCATCGATCACTTTTTCTGCGACATCcccccactgcagcagctctcctgctctgaCACACGCTTTGCACACGGGGTACACGTGGCCTTTGCTGCAGCGACAGGCTCAGGCACTGTCAGCATCATCCTCATCTCTTACCTGTTCATTATCTTTGCTGTCCTGCAGATTCGTGCTGCCCAAGTCAGGTGGAAAGCCTTTTCCACCTGTGCCTCCCATCTGTCTGCTGTCACCCTGTTTTATGGAACTCTCTTCTTCATCTACTTAAGACctgtgcccagcagctctgctgatcAGTGCAAAGTGGTGGCTGTGTTTTACACACTGGTAATCCCTGCGGTGAACCCCCTGATTTACAGCctgaggaacagggaggtgaaGGATGCTCTGAGGAGGGTGATACTGAAAGCATTTGTCAGTAAGTAA
- the OR1F2P gene encoding olfactory receptor 5V1-like, with translation MQSVNMSTVSEFILVGLSDAPEVRFLLFVLFLSIYLATMAGNITILIAIGTDAHLHNPMYFFLGNLSLLDILCPTITVPKMLQALLLGNKVISFTGCMLQLFLLIDVVGTEIFLLAVMAYDRYVAICHPLQYMNIVSMKLCAHLTIGTWVVGFFNSLLHTSLIFTLFFCDSNKVDQYYCDIPPVLALSCSPTVSRELVTLTVAGVLGSSAFAVTLISYIHILFAVLCMSSTESRHKAFSTCSAHLTVVSLFYGTTICTYVRPSSTYSPHQDRIVSMLYGILTPLLNPIIYSLRNKEVQGALGRVVSQVRTTLMKRGHLSSGA, from the coding sequence ATGCAGAGTGTCAACATGTCAACAGTATCTGAGTTTATTCTCGTAGGCCTTTCTGATGCTCCAGAGGTgcgttttcttctctttgtgctGTTTCTGAGCATCTATTTGGCCACCATGGCTGGCAACATCACCATCCTCATTGCCATTGGGACAGATGCTCACCTGCACAaccccatgtacttcttccttgGCAACTTATCTTTACTGGATATACTATGTCCCACCATCACTGTGCCGAAGATGTTGCAGGCCTTGTTGTTGGGGAACAAGGTGATTTCATTCACTGGTTGCATGctccagctgttcctcctcATTGACGTTGTTGGCACAGAGATTTTCCTCTTGGCTGTGATGGCATACGACCGTTATGTTGCCATATGCCACCCACTGCAGTACATGAATATTGTGAGTATGAAACTGTGTGCTCACCTCACCATTGGCACTTGGGTAGTTGgattttttaattctctgttaCACACCTCTCTGATTTTTACACTCTTTTTTTGCGACTCGAACAAGGTTGACCAATATTACTGTGACATACCCCCTGTTCTGGCACTTTCCTGCTCACCCACTGTCAGCAGGGAGCTGGTGACTCTCACAGTTGCTGGGGTCCTTGGAAGCAGTGCCTTTGCGGTCACTCTGATCTCATATATCCATATCctctttgctgttctgtgcatGAGCTCCACTGAGAGCAGGCACAAAGCTTTCTCCACGTGCAGCGCTCACTTGACAGTGGTAAGCCTTTTCTATGGCACCACCATCTGCACGTACGTACGGCCTTCCTCCACCTACTCACCTCATCAGGACAGGATAGTTTCCATGCTATATGGGATCCTCACTCCCCTGCTAAACCCCATAATTTACAGTCTGAGGAACAAAGAAGTCCAAGGTGCCCTGGGGAGAGTGGTCAGCCAGGTGAGAACCACTTTAATGAAACGAGGGCATCTCTCCTCTGGAGCCTGA